TTTTTCAGATTACCAAGCAGCATTATTTTCCCGTGCTGAACGCCAACGGGGAGTTCACCGGCATTTTTTCATCCAACGACATCCGGGAAGTGATTTTCACCATTCATATCGAAGATCTGGTGGTAATGAAAGATATCATGATATCGGATCTGATCACCACCACCCCTGCCCAAGACCTGAACACGGTACTGCATAAACTCACGCAGAAAAACATTGATGCACTGCCGGTGGTGAATGAAACCAATCCCAAAGAACTGATCGGTCTGATCTACCGGCGGGATATCATCGCCCATTACAATCAGCACATTCAAGGAATCCGGGCGGCACACTCAACGAATCAGAATTCCGATCCGGCGTGATTCACCCATAGTTCACCTGTTTGAGAAACAATCCTTTAGCCGGCGCGGTTGCCCCGGCCCAAGACCGGTCTTTTGCCGCCAGAATCTGTTCAAACATGGCAGGGGTCACTTTTCCAAACCCTGCATCCACCAGTGTTCCCATCAGATTCCGAACCATGTTTTTTAAAAATCCATTGGCGCAGACCCTGAATACCAGCCGGTCATCGTCCAGCCGGTCCATCCGTGCCATGAACACCGTCCGGACAGTGGATTTTCTGGGAGATCCCGCATTTTCAAATGATTTGAAATCATGGGTGCCGCATATCGATTCACAGCACTGGTTCATCATGGCCATATCCAATGAACGGTGAATGTGCCAGACATAATTTTTGCCGACGGCACAGGGGGTTTCCCGGTTCAGAATATAATAGTGGTATTCCTTGGAAACCGCAGAATATTGTGCATGAAATGTATCAGGCACCCGGTGGCATGCTGTTAAGACAATGGGAAGTTTCATCAGGCTGTTAACCCCTTTTTTCAGCATCTGGGACGGCAGGGCTGTGTCTGCACAAAAAGAGGCCACCTGGCCCAATGCATGGACCCCGGCATCGGTGCGACCGGAGCCGGCAAGGGTGACGGGCTGGTTGAGTATCCTGGATAATACTTTTTCCAGCTCTCCTTGAACGGTGATGTTTTCCGGTTGCCGCTGCCATCCGGAAAACCCGGTACCGTCATACTCGATGATCAGTTTAAAGGTCTGGATCATGACCGGTATCAGATGACGAAACTTTGGCCAGATCGGCGTTGGCTCCCCGGATCTGACGGGCCAGATTGCGGGCGGTTTCAGGACCCAGAATTCGGGCATAGTTCAGATAAAAGTCCTTGTATACCCGGGCAATGGCAGGTTTGAGTGCCAGCCCTTTGTCAGTCGGAAAAATGGCAATGGTTTTGCCGTGTTTTTTCCTTTTCACCAGTTTCTTTTTGGCCAGAGCGTCAATGAACCGGGTGATGGTGGACGGGGTCAGCTGTAATAAGATGCCCAGTTTCTTGGGATTGATGCCGGGATTATCATACAGAATTAAAAGAAACGACGCATGGGCCGGAGAAAGTTTCAACGGAGCAAACCCGGCTTCCGCCATTTTCAGCAGTTGCCGTGAAAACGCGTTAACACTGTAAAAAAGGCAGTCTTCCAGAAAATGCAGGGAATCATCCCCGTGGGATATATCATCAACCATGGTCACTCAGATCGTCGGCAAACCGTTTTTGAATCTTTTTGACTGCGGCGGCATTTTCAATCAGTACCCGGATGCAGTCCGGGTTCAGTTTGGTGCCGGACAATTGCATCAGTTCTTTAAATGCCGCCGCGTTACTCCAGGCCGGTTTATAGGAACGGTGGCTGGTCAGTGCGTCAAAAATATCAGCCACGGAAACGATCTGGGTTTCAATGGGAATTTCATCTTTTTTTAACTGATTGGGGTATCCTTTGCCGTCAATGGTTTCATGGTGGGACCCGGAAATGTTTCTCAGCAAAGAAAGCTGATCAAAGGTTGCAACCCCCAGATAACCGGCAATGGTGTCGATAATTTCCCTGCCTTTGGTGGAATGGGTCTGCATGATCTGCCATTCTTCTTCATCCAGCCTGCCGGGTTTGCGAAGAATGCGGTCCGGTATACCGATTTTGCCGATATCATGCAACGGTGCAAACATGAACAAATGTTCAATGGTTTCATCTGTCAGGCCGGGATGTCCTTGTTTGGCCAATTCCCGGGCAATGAGCCGGGTGTACCGG
Above is a window of Desulfotignum balticum DSM 7044 DNA encoding:
- the truA gene encoding tRNA pseudouridine(38-40) synthase TruA; the encoded protein is MIQTFKLIIEYDGTGFSGWQRQPENITVQGELEKVLSRILNQPVTLAGSGRTDAGVHALGQVASFCADTALPSQMLKKGVNSLMKLPIVLTACHRVPDTFHAQYSAVSKEYHYYILNRETPCAVGKNYVWHIHRSLDMAMMNQCCESICGTHDFKSFENAGSPRKSTVRTVFMARMDRLDDDRLVFRVCANGFLKNMVRNLMGTLVDAGFGKVTPAMFEQILAAKDRSWAGATAPAKGLFLKQVNYG
- a CDS encoding MarR family winged helix-turn-helix transcriptional regulator codes for the protein MVDDISHGDDSLHFLEDCLFYSVNAFSRQLLKMAEAGFAPLKLSPAHASFLLILYDNPGINPKKLGILLQLTPSTITRFIDALAKKKLVKRKKHGKTIAIFPTDKGLALKPAIARVYKDFYLNYARILGPETARNLARQIRGANADLAKVSSSDTGHDPDL